In Lytechinus variegatus isolate NC3 chromosome 12, Lvar_3.0, whole genome shotgun sequence, a single window of DNA contains:
- the LOC121425475 gene encoding CREB3 regulatory factor-like, with amino-acid sequence MSFNVRAGTYKSEDAENSVTMEMYDDYGQSDIFSNLTNPEHALQSPNALLLSTSQNIYMYEQDCNPSSTKQESVPGKASCVGLSDNVFEFPNPEEMAQLGCSPVVDNCWPDTPLLAGSLDGSLNESGVCFSWDLSDDDQEGLFPVDASPFCSAPTLAELNLEDTQSVDNGVIGKRKAEDQSLTSMMPLGQQEMSLSPQSWKRVKTEAVELASVDKRTKTSDVPKLSSSRPGLSRKSSKTKSSKPLTPKNGRTHESSKTSADAKKSALSFRKVHPSKIDFTELFWKRYRSRESIPSPTKEMSRSELIARTPNPFGNRRFLGRNALLKVKTQSSPKVAQTPKTVGRTVKPKTNHRARTKKPSTVAQKKKKNKPLALVTSDDSSQDRLWNDLKVFMYGDQDRSSKKKTIAPHRTLLPELDLKSESSKSPRTNMSSDPGFDSHDEGLGSENEDHDDFVSDDSDDDDDDDIQDDASDLSDDPGLPSTSTKHSSGKDSAGSLATRRRRVKTRRSEYDDFTPNPRKLLNIGHELNKLNLTISSLCPGNEASNDEKNQTRREKNKLASRACRLKKKAQHEANKVKHWGLVEEAKQLKLVLGSMRKEMITRLDRPKASWDYSLGAKLDHLIKNSLGHMVAGHTSEFVNSVLEKTAKGIPLSHLRPKLS; translated from the exons ATGAGTTTCAATGTGAGGGCTGGAACATACAAGTCAGAGGACGCAGAGAATAG TGTAACCATGGAGATGTATGATGACTATGGCCAGTCAGACATTTTCAGCAACCTGACAAATCCTGAGCATGCTCTTCAATCACCCAACGCCCTCCTGCTCTCGACCTCACagaatatctacatgtatgagcaGGATTGCAATCCATCCAGTACTAAACAGGAGTCTGTGCCAGGAAAAGCTAGTTGCGTAGGTCTCAGTGATAATGTCTTTGAGTTTCCGAACCCGGAGGAGATGGCACAGCTGGGATGTAGTCCGGTGGTCGATAACTGTTGGCCTGACACCCCCCTCCTAGCTGGGTCCCTTGATGGCTCCCTCAATGAGAGTGGAGTGTGCTTCAGCTGGGACCTGAGTGACGATGACCAGGAAGGATTGTTCCCTGTTGATGCCAGTCCATTCTGTTCTGCACCAACATTGGCAGAATTGAACCTTGAGGATACACAGTCTGTTGACAATGGTGTGATTGGGAAGAGGAAGGCAGAGGATCAGTCCTTGACATCGATGATGCCATTAGGCCAGCAAGAGATGTCTTTGTCACCGCAGAGCTGGAAACGAGTCAAGACAGAGGCTGTAGAGTTGGCTAGTGTAGACAAGAGGACAAAGACATCAGATGTACCTAAGCTGAGCAGTTCAAGACCAGGATTGTCTAGGAAATCCTCCAAAACAAAGTCATCAAAACCTCTCACGCCAAAGAACGGCAGGACACACGAGAGCTCTAAAACGTCTGCAGATGCGAAAAAGTCTGCTTTATCATTCAGGAAAGTGCATCCATCCAAGATAGATTTCACAGAGTTATTCTGGAAGCGTTACAGGAGCAGAGAATCAATTCCGTCCCCAACCAAAGAGATGTCTCGCAGTGAACTGATTGCCAGGACTCCAAACCCATTTGGTAATAGGAGATTCCTGGGAAGGAATGCATTGCTGAAAGTCAAAACACAGTCATCTCCTAAGGTGGCTCAGACCCCGAAAACAGTTGGAAGAACAGTCAAGCCCAAAACAAACCACAGGGCCAGAACTAAGAAACCTAGTACTGTGGcccagaaaaagaagaaaaacaagccTCTAGCCCTTGTGACTTCAGACGATTCAAGCCAGGATAGGCTTTGGAATGATCTGAAGGTATTCATGTATGGTGATCAGGATCGATCTTCAAAGAAAAAGACGATTGCTCCTCATAGGACTCTACTGCCTGAGCTTGATTTGAAATCAGAGTCG agtAAATCACCTCGGACTAACATGAGCAGTGACCCAGGCTTTGACTCCCATGACGAGGGTCTTGGCAGTGAGAATGAAGATCATGATGACTTCGTGAGCGATGATTCtgacgacgatgacgacgatgacaTCCAGGATGATGCAAGTGATTTGTCTGATGATCCTG GGCTACCATCGACAAGCACGAAGCACTCCTCGGGAAAGGATTCCGCCGGTTCTTTGGCAACCAGACGTAGAAGGGTCAAGACACGACGCAGCGAGTACGACGACTTCACCCCTAACCCTCGCAAGCTCCTGAACATTGGCCATGAACTCAACAAGCTGAACCTAACGATCAGCTCGCTTTGTCCAGGTAACGAAGCATCAAATGATGAGAAGAATCAAACTAGAAGGGAGAAAAACAAGCTAGCATCAAG GGCATGCAGACTCAAGAAGAAAGCCCAGCATGAAGCTAACAAGGTCAAACATTGGGGGCTCGTTGAGGAAGCAA AGCAACTAAAGCTTGTTCTTGGGAGCATGAGAAAGGAAATGATCACCCGTCTTGATAGGCCCAAAGCATCATGGGATTACAGCCTTGGGGCCAAACTTGATCATCTAATCAAGAATTCTCTTG GTCATATGGTAGCCGGTCATACGTCAGAGTTTGTCAATTCAGTCTTGGAGAAAACAGCCAAGGGAATCCCCCTCTCCCATCTCAGGCCAAAACTATCCTGA